In Cycloclasticus sp., a single genomic region encodes these proteins:
- the dmpG gene encoding 4-hydroxy-2-oxovalerate aldolase — protein sequence MSESTTEKLSSLDGRKVILHDMCLRDGMHAKREQISVEEMVTVATALDDAGVPYIQVTHGAGLGGNSLQHGFSLASNEEYITAVAEKMKQAIVSVLLIPGMGTMKELQSAYDCGARSVHVATHCTEANTSPQHMAFARELGMDTTGFLMMAHLNDAKGLAEQAALMESYGAQTVYLTDSAGYMLPEDVTRCISRLRDTLKPETEIGFHGHHNLGMGIANSIAAIEAGASRIDGSAAGLGAGAGNTPLEVFAAVCERMGIETGVDLFKLMDLSENIILPMMDHIIRVDRESLTLGYAGVYSTFLLHAKRAAERFGIPARDILVELGKKKMIAGQEDMIVDTAMTMAKKRGIKIVTSA from the coding sequence ATGTCTGAGTCAACAACCGAAAAGCTAAGCTCGTTAGACGGTCGTAAAGTTATTCTGCATGATATGTGTTTACGTGATGGCATGCACGCCAAGCGTGAACAGATTTCTGTTGAAGAAATGGTGACTGTTGCGACAGCGTTAGACGATGCTGGCGTTCCTTATATTCAAGTAACTCACGGTGCCGGCCTTGGTGGTAACTCGCTTCAGCACGGCTTCTCACTGGCCAGTAACGAGGAATACATCACTGCCGTTGCAGAAAAAATGAAGCAAGCGATTGTCTCTGTTTTGTTGATTCCAGGTATGGGAACAATGAAGGAATTGCAATCAGCTTATGATTGCGGTGCGCGAAGTGTCCATGTAGCAACCCATTGTACGGAAGCTAATACATCACCTCAGCATATGGCCTTTGCACGTGAGCTGGGTATGGATACCACTGGCTTCTTAATGATGGCCCATTTAAATGATGCCAAAGGGCTTGCTGAGCAAGCGGCGCTAATGGAGTCATATGGTGCGCAAACTGTTTACCTAACTGATTCTGCTGGTTATATGTTGCCTGAAGACGTAACACGTTGTATTTCTAGGTTACGTGATACCTTGAAACCTGAAACAGAAATTGGTTTTCATGGCCATCATAACTTGGGTATGGGTATAGCTAACTCTATTGCCGCTATTGAAGCTGGCGCTAGCCGCATTGATGGTTCAGCGGCTGGTCTTGGTGCTGGTGCGGGTAATACACCGCTAGAAGTTTTTGCTGCCGTTTGCGAACGCATGGGCATTGAAACCGGCGTTGACCTTTTCAAACTGATGGATCTGTCTGAGAATATTATTCTTCCTATGATGGATCATATTATTCGTGTCGATAGAGAGTCGTTAACATTAGGTTATGCGGGTGTTTATTCAACCTTCTTGCTACATGCCAAACGTGCAGCAGAACGTTTTGGCATCCCTGCTCGAGATATTTTAGTTGAACTTGGCAAAAAGAAAATGATCGCCGGTCAAGAAGATATGATCGTAGATACCGCGATGACAATGGCGAAAAAACGAGGCATAAAAATAGTTACTAGCGCGTAA
- a CDS encoding DsbA family protein, which produces MKHYFNIAVLGLLITFTASNEVQAIKEPVSTQSQIEALKAGQAEIRKDLADIKKLLQPKKRAQQVSNVNQVLDISAAPSKGNKTAPLTIVEFVDYQCPYCAKHFKSVLPLLIKNYVDTGKVRYVLRDFPLSFHKNATVAAYAAHCAGDQGKYWEMHDILFKNPRALGKSKLPAHAKAIGLDTEKFNACLSGNSHQARVNANMGDGRKLGVKGTPSFVIGFTLDNGNSVKGEKMIRGAVGYNVFRKTVEGLLATKQ; this is translated from the coding sequence ATGAAACACTATTTCAATATTGCTGTATTAGGTTTACTCATCACATTCACGGCTTCTAATGAAGTACAGGCCATAAAAGAACCCGTTTCAACACAGTCCCAAATCGAGGCGCTGAAGGCGGGGCAGGCAGAAATTCGCAAAGATTTGGCAGACATTAAGAAACTGCTTCAGCCCAAAAAAAGAGCTCAACAAGTCAGCAATGTTAACCAAGTGCTAGATATTTCAGCAGCACCCTCCAAAGGAAATAAAACAGCGCCATTGACGATAGTTGAATTTGTCGATTACCAATGCCCTTACTGTGCAAAGCATTTCAAATCCGTTTTACCTTTGCTTATCAAAAATTATGTTGATACCGGCAAGGTACGTTATGTATTACGTGATTTCCCGCTATCCTTTCACAAAAACGCCACCGTGGCCGCATACGCTGCTCACTGTGCCGGCGATCAGGGTAAGTATTGGGAAATGCACGATATATTGTTCAAAAACCCGCGCGCGCTTGGCAAGAGCAAACTACCAGCGCATGCCAAAGCGATCGGCCTAGATACCGAAAAATTCAATGCCTGCCTATCGGGTAATAGCCACCAAGCACGCGTTAATGCCAATATGGGTGACGGGCGCAAACTGGGCGTAAAGGGAACCCCCAGCTTCGTCATTGGTTTCACCTTAGATAACGGCAACTCAGTCAAGGGCGAGAAGATGATTCGCGGAGCGGTTGGCTATAATGTTTTTCGCAAAACCGTGGAAGGGCTGCTGGCCACTAAGCAATAA
- a CDS encoding sigma 54-interacting transcriptional regulator gives MHTNNRRGSWKPERCSDIAPNLIVERNMLCYWPDGSVDNKLKDELAAAKWGVFTADNPAMASTLGDGHTIHVGIVSIGSDMSGESLNDIYNVVTSAGHVFWHIVWIGLLRDRQRMNDHVCALVADYCYDFFTPPYDTKRILDTLGHADGMSRILHRCMGQRKFTTAFQGMVGESSRMHTLFRQINKVAKSDAPVLLTGESGTGKELTARAIHRLSRRSNGPFIAVNCAALPASLIQSELFGHEKGAFTGASQRHIGRLESAVGGTIFLDEISDMPLELQVNLLRFLEEKVIERLGGNGHTNVDARVICATHDNLDLAAHRGDFREDLYYRLNVLQLELPSLRERVADIELLANFVVEKFAEESGSRIKGFAKHALQAMTAYPWPGNVRELINRVRRAMVMSEGRFISPGDLGLDVADEILRPQAKLEVVRAEAERRAIETALLHSHNNLSHAARELGISRTTLYRMMDKFSIHT, from the coding sequence ATGCACACCAACAACAGGCGGGGGTCATGGAAGCCAGAGCGTTGTTCCGACATTGCGCCTAATCTGATAGTCGAAAGGAATATGCTTTGCTACTGGCCAGATGGTAGCGTTGACAACAAGCTGAAAGATGAACTGGCCGCCGCTAAGTGGGGTGTTTTCACCGCCGACAACCCGGCAATGGCCAGCACGCTGGGAGACGGTCACACGATCCATGTCGGTATAGTATCCATTGGCAGCGATATGTCCGGTGAGTCACTTAATGACATTTATAATGTGGTCACGTCTGCTGGGCATGTCTTTTGGCACATTGTCTGGATTGGGCTTCTTAGAGATAGGCAGCGCATGAATGACCACGTGTGTGCCTTGGTCGCAGACTACTGTTATGATTTTTTCACACCGCCTTATGATACTAAACGTATACTTGATACGCTGGGCCATGCGGATGGCATGTCACGTATCCTGCATCGATGTATGGGGCAACGAAAATTCACCACCGCTTTTCAGGGTATGGTGGGTGAAAGCTCCCGAATGCATACACTGTTCAGGCAGATAAATAAAGTTGCAAAGTCTGATGCGCCGGTGCTATTGACGGGTGAGAGCGGCACGGGTAAGGAGTTGACCGCCCGCGCTATTCACCGTTTGTCGCGCCGCTCCAACGGACCTTTTATTGCGGTTAATTGCGCGGCATTACCGGCTAGTCTTATTCAGTCAGAGTTATTCGGCCATGAAAAAGGAGCTTTCACTGGGGCAAGCCAACGTCATATTGGCCGTCTTGAGTCCGCCGTTGGAGGCACCATTTTCCTTGATGAGATCAGCGATATGCCCTTGGAGCTACAGGTTAATTTACTGCGTTTTCTCGAGGAAAAGGTTATCGAACGTCTAGGGGGTAATGGCCATACAAACGTTGATGCACGCGTTATTTGTGCGACACATGACAATCTCGATTTGGCTGCACACCGTGGCGATTTCCGTGAAGACTTATATTACCGTTTAAATGTATTGCAATTGGAGCTTCCCAGCTTGCGAGAGCGGGTAGCGGATATCGAGTTATTGGCAAATTTTGTGGTGGAAAAATTTGCAGAAGAAAGTGGCAGTCGCATCAAAGGTTTTGCAAAGCATGCCTTGCAAGCGATGACGGCATATCCATGGCCTGGCAATGTGCGGGAACTGATTAACCGGGTTAGGCGAGCGATGGTTATGTCAGAAGGCCGTTTTATTTCACCGGGTGACCTTGGGTTGGATGTGGCTGACGAGATCCTGCGGCCGCAGGCAAAGCTGGAAGTTGTTCGCGCCGAGGCCGAAAGAAGAGCGATTGAAACAGCGTTGCTGCATTCCCATAATAATTTGTCGCATGCAGCGCGAGAACTCGGTATTTCACGTACGACTTTGTACCGTATGATGGATAAATTCAGCATCCATACCTGA
- a CDS encoding acetaldehyde dehydrogenase (acetylating), translating into MEKIKCALIGSGNIGTDLIYKIQRSPYLEPVWMVGIDPESEGLVRAKDMGLKVTSEGVDGLLPHVLEDNIQIAFDATSAYVHADNSRKLNELGVLMIDLTPAAIGPLCVPPVNLSQHTEKLEMNVNMISCAGQATIPIISAVSSLQSVEYAEIVASLASKSVGMGTRENLDEFTYTTSNAIETVGGARKGKALAIINPAEPPLIMRNTIYCITDDKPQEEKIIESILNMIEEVKKYVPGYKLINGPIFDGNKISVFMEVEGLGDYLPKYAGNLDVMTAAATRTAEMFAEEIQTGKITLKPVEAS; encoded by the coding sequence ATGGAAAAAATCAAGTGTGCATTGATAGGGTCCGGCAATATTGGCACCGACCTAATCTATAAAATTCAACGAAGCCCTTATCTTGAACCCGTTTGGATGGTAGGGATTGACCCCGAGTCCGAAGGTTTAGTCCGTGCTAAAGATATGGGCCTAAAAGTGACCTCTGAAGGTGTAGACGGTTTATTGCCTCACGTGCTTGAGGACAATATTCAAATAGCGTTTGACGCAACAAGTGCTTATGTTCACGCTGACAACAGCCGTAAACTTAATGAGCTTGGCGTGCTGATGATTGATTTAACACCTGCGGCTATTGGGCCTTTATGCGTTCCCCCGGTCAACCTAAGTCAACATACTGAAAAGCTTGAAATGAACGTGAATATGATTTCATGTGCAGGGCAAGCAACAATACCCATTATTAGTGCGGTTTCAAGTCTGCAATCTGTTGAATACGCAGAAATTGTTGCCAGTCTAGCCTCAAAATCTGTCGGCATGGGTACCCGTGAAAACCTTGATGAATTTACTTACACGACGTCTAACGCCATTGAAACAGTCGGCGGCGCACGCAAAGGTAAAGCCTTGGCTATTATCAACCCCGCTGAGCCTCCTCTCATTATGCGTAATACCATTTACTGCATTACGGATGACAAACCCCAAGAGGAAAAGATTATTGAATCAATACTCAATATGATCGAAGAGGTTAAAAAGTACGTTCCTGGTTATAAACTCATTAACGGCCCTATTTTTGATGGCAATAAAATCTCTGTTTTTATGGAAGTTGAAGGTCTTGGTGATTACTTACCTAAATATGCAGGCAACCTCGATGTGATGACCGCAGCAGCCACCCGAACAGCAGAGATGTTTGCCGAAGAAATTCAAACTGGAAAAATAACACTTAAACCTGTGGAGGCTTCGTAA